Below is a genomic region from Chryseobacterium scophthalmum.
ATCTTGCAGTGTATCATCAGGAAGTATTACTGTGACTTCTCCTGCCACAGGTGTTACTTATAGTTTCGATAATGGCGCAAGTTTTCAGACGTCAAATACTTTATCAGGATTAGCTGCGGGAACTTATTTAATAAAAGTAAAAAATCAAGCAGGCTCTATATCAGATGCAGTAAGTGTTGTTATTAATTCAGCTTTAAATATTCCTCAAAATCCTGTTCTGAATATAGCACAACCAGCATGTGGAACAACTACAGGAAGTATAACTGTGACCTCACCATCAACAGATGTTCAGTATAGTTTTGATGGAGGAATTACTTATCAGGCTTCAAATGTAAAAGCAGGAATTGCACCTGGAACATATACTGTTGTGGTAAAAAACAATTCAGGCTGTACATCAACCGCAACTGCTACTATTGCTCAGTCGGACTGTAGAGACTGGACTAAGGCACCGAATTCTTACATCTATACAGGAAAAGATTCTAATAATAATGAGGTTGACGGTATTTATATTCCTGTAAAGAAGGCTTATGCAATGTGGAATAGTACTTCAACGCTTATTGCCGGGAATGCTCTTCCAAGTGGAACTATAACAGCGGATGTGCTTTGGGAAGATGTTCATGGGTTGATAAAAACAGGAGAAAATTATACGCTTCAGTTGGAAGGTGTAGGAGAAAATGCTAAAATAAAGGTTCCTGTTAGTAAAAATAAAGAAGGAAATGCAGTTGTAACATTCAAAATAAATGGTGAGATTTATTGGTCATGGCATATTTGGGTAACGGATGATCCTAGTAATGGATCTACTTATAAAAGCTATACTGCTGTGCAAAGGCAGTTAACCAATGGAACTCTTGAAAACATCCCTGATTCGGAATGGAAATGGATGGATCGAAACTTAGGAGCAGTATCTAGTTCGTTTACAGGATCTAATTGGGATAAAAGTGGAGGTCTCCTATATCAATGGGGAAGAAAAGATCCTTTTCCGTCTTTGGTAACTAAAGGAAATGATTTCTATGAGGTTACAGGTTCTATCAATCATAGAGTAAGACATTATGATTCTCATGAAACAAATCAGTGGGCAGGTACTTCACTTGATGCGTTAGAAAAATATATAAAAGTACAGGATGCAAACGTGAAAGATAACATTCGTCTTTCTATAAAAAATCCTTTAAGCTTAATTTATATAAGAAATAATGATAATACCAATCAAGCATTTTATAACGGTAATGCTAATCTACCTTATAATTGGTTTGGTACTTCTCCCTCACTAACATCAGATAAATTGGGAGAGCTTAATTTATGGTCAGATAATGCAGAAGGTAAAATAATAAACTCCAATTATAATTTTAACTCTCAGAGAAAACCATATAAAAATAAATCCTCTTATGATCCTTGTCCAAATGGATGGAGAATTCCATCATTATTAATAGCTAATCTTGGAAATTACAGTTATGTAAACGATGTTAGAATTGATTATACTCCTTTCGGATTAAACCCAAATGGAGCAACAACTGATAATATTTTGCCCAAAACAATAAAACCATCTAACGCTAATATGCCTGCATATATGCAGAATTTTAAAATTTACCCGTCGGTTGGTTTTGACATGACAAATATATCAGGAAATAACTTGGGTATTTTCCCAGGAACCGGAATGATATACAGCTATAATTCTGAATATACAGATCAACATGAGACTTACTTATGGACAGCAACTATGCCGCGATGGCAAGATGCTACACCTACGATAGCAGCAAGAAGTTTAAGATTAGTACCAGATCCAGGTCAGTATATTAATAGTTATAGACCAGATGCTACTAATTTTCCAAATGTTTGGGGTAGGTATGAGTATTATCCAATGTACACAAATCAGACATCTGATGGTCTGGCTTGCAGATGTATCAAAGATCCATTATTTGAGAAAAATAATTACAACTTTGCCACAACAACATCAGATTTCTTTACTGAAAGTGCACCAAAATACAGTGAGGGCTTATACAATCCAAATACTTATAACTTAGTAAAAAGTAGCAGTGTACAAACTCAGGAAATTCCTGTTAGCAAAGCATTTTCCGTTCAAAGTCAAATGCTAGGAAATACGGATATTTTGAATAATAATAAATTTAATAATCTAAAACCAAATGTTTTATGGACTACCAACACCAATTTAATCCAGAATATTTCAATGAGTGGGAGCCCTTCTACATTGGCAGATCTTAGCAATACCAAGATTGTTGTAAAAGTTAACCCTAATCAGTCAGGAAACGCAGTTGTTACCTTGCATAATGGCAGTATTACAAATCCGGTATACTGGAGTTGGCATATTTGGGTGACCAATTCGCCACTTACAAGTATTGTTTACACCACAGAGCAACCAGATGTGACTGCTACTAATTATATTAATTATATTAAAAAAGGGGTAACGGTTTTACAAACTGAATTTATGGATCGTAATTTAGGTGCAGAAGAAGCATTTCCTACAGTTGCTAATCCTGCTTTGCCAAATGCCGATGAATTGAATAAAATTAAATTATCTGGAGGGATGCAATATCAGTGGGGGAGAAAAGACCCTATTCCTCCGTTTGTAAACCCGGATGGTACTGCATACCAGATTCACTTGGGAAGTGTAAATACAGATGGAAGTATAACCTATAGCTCCCTTAACAGCAGTACTTACAATAATGCTAGCGGAAGCTATATTATTCCTTACAATACTTATACTAACGCTTCAAATGCTAATGTTGTAGCAACAGATAAAATAAATGTAAAAATGAATAAGGTACTTACTTACTCTATTCAAAATCCATTAGTATTTATGGTTCCAAGTAACTTTGCACCAATATTCTATAATCAGATAGCATATACAAACGGATCCGATTGGATTTCAAATGAAACCAATATTGCCGCAAACCGATGGGGCAGAGCAGATAAAAAATCACCATTTGATCCTTGTCCTAATGGATGGCGAATTCCAGATGTAGCTTCAGTAAGTTCTGATGCTCAATTAAGTAATTTTCCTTGGGGGAAAAAAGATGTGAATGAATTAGCTGCACAAAGCATTATTACTATTTATAATGGAACCAATGTTGGAAATGGTATGGGCTATCAATTTAATGATGCTGCTTATAAAATTGGGAATTATCCTTTTGTTGGTATTAGAGGATATAGACAAATAATGAAAAATGCCGCAGAAGGTGGTACCCCTGATTATACAAAACTTCACTCTTCTCTAACGGGAATATGGACGGCCTCTTTAAATTCTAATTATTATGGAAGAGCAAATAATTTTATAATAGACAGGTCTAATAATAATTTAGCTGTTCATAATGATAATGCAGACCCATATTTTGCGATGAACTGTCGTTGTGTAAAAATAAAAACTGAAGGAAATGATGAGCAGGGAGTTATTTTGCCAATGCCGGTTACGCCAAATTCAGGTAAGCAGGCTGTTGATGTCTTTGTGAAAAAAGAAATTGAACAAAAAAGAAATTCCGATGGTATTGTACTATATCCAAATCCTGTAAATACAATATTGTATATTGATGCTAATGATACAAAAGACTATTATTATCAGATTTATAATATGTCTGGACAACTCGTTAAAAAAGGCAAATTTGAAAACAAACAGACTAATGTTTCAGATTTAGTTACAGGAGCTTATCTTGTAAGAATTAATGATTCGCAAACTGTTGTAAAAATTATTAAAAAGTAGTGTGAAACTTAAAGTAAACCATTATTTAAAAATGCCCCTAAAATTTTTTAGGGGTATTTTTTTGCTGAATCTTTCAGTAAGAACTTACATAGAATTTTGTCTCATCATATTTCGGAAGCTATACAATACAGAAGTCTAAACCAAGAATTTTGGAATGTCTGATATAAATTAAATAAAAAGCACCCCTGAATTATTACTCAGAGATGCTCATTGAAACCATTTGTTGTTTTTCGTTATTCAACCCAAATCGAGATTAATTAGTTTACAGTCACTTTTAAGACATTTTGTACTGCCGGTACAGGATATTGAGTTCCGACTTTAGAAATAACAATGCTTTCTGCTTGAGGAGTTCCTCCAAATAAAGCTTGGCGATTTCCTGCTCCGGGATATTGATTAACACCCGTTCCCGAATCAAACAAAGTTGTTTTTGAGGTTAAATCTCCCTTAGTATTTGCATCAATACTTTGCTCATTCGCATAAAACCAGTCATTAGAAAAACCAAACATCGTTACATAGGCTATTTTATCTCCTGATGTATAAGAAAAGTTGGTCATCACTTTATTTCCTGGTGCTACAGGAGCATTTCCTGCGATATAAACTCCTTTTACATTAGACATAGCTTTTAAGCTGTTTTGAAGTTTCATAACAGCTCCAGTCTGAGAAACTTCTTTTAAACCATTACCAGAATCCAACTGTCCT
It encodes:
- a CDS encoding PKD domain-containing protein; the encoded protein is MKKISFFFLLCVILVSAQSPLSKFSAAISGANSVTFTNESTGSPTSFTWEFTGGTPSSSNSPNPNVTYTTAGIYTAKLTVNNASGSSVSTRTIQVSAANVVDLCTGRNDDGTIMPEIGASDNDWKYTDPNGVTSTPITRHSNAVGWYSASTGGVAGITRWITGNNVITGDHYYESKEFEIPNGVTTAVLNLRSLSFVRNWTYLVKKNSDGSETESLVTATTWMSDGAKGWLNSRSPEVINYPLTPGKYYVKVKVYTNNTGQRQATDVNANVNFGLGFTFSPIAEFSATPTSTNVGSNVQFSNLSQGSPTSVSWNFEDGANVLTSTQNNPTVTFSTVGNHYAELSANYGSGLLSSLRINDYIQTAHIKTPVVSSTQPSCSVSSGSITVTSPATGVTYSFDNGASFQTSNTLSGLAAGTYLIKVKNQAGSISDAVSVVINSALNIPQNPVLNIAQPACGTTTGSITVTSPSTDVQYSFDGGITYQASNVKAGIAPGTYTVVVKNNSGCTSTATATIAQSDCRDWTKAPNSYIYTGKDSNNNEVDGIYIPVKKAYAMWNSTSTLIAGNALPSGTITADVLWEDVHGLIKTGENYTLQLEGVGENAKIKVPVSKNKEGNAVVTFKINGEIYWSWHIWVTDDPSNGSTYKSYTAVQRQLTNGTLENIPDSEWKWMDRNLGAVSSSFTGSNWDKSGGLLYQWGRKDPFPSLVTKGNDFYEVTGSINHRVRHYDSHETNQWAGTSLDALEKYIKVQDANVKDNIRLSIKNPLSLIYIRNNDNTNQAFYNGNANLPYNWFGTSPSLTSDKLGELNLWSDNAEGKIINSNYNFNSQRKPYKNKSSYDPCPNGWRIPSLLIANLGNYSYVNDVRIDYTPFGLNPNGATTDNILPKTIKPSNANMPAYMQNFKIYPSVGFDMTNISGNNLGIFPGTGMIYSYNSEYTDQHETYLWTATMPRWQDATPTIAARSLRLVPDPGQYINSYRPDATNFPNVWGRYEYYPMYTNQTSDGLACRCIKDPLFEKNNYNFATTTSDFFTESAPKYSEGLYNPNTYNLVKSSSVQTQEIPVSKAFSVQSQMLGNTDILNNNKFNNLKPNVLWTTNTNLIQNISMSGSPSTLADLSNTKIVVKVNPNQSGNAVVTLHNGSITNPVYWSWHIWVTNSPLTSIVYTTEQPDVTATNYINYIKKGVTVLQTEFMDRNLGAEEAFPTVANPALPNADELNKIKLSGGMQYQWGRKDPIPPFVNPDGTAYQIHLGSVNTDGSITYSSLNSSTYNNASGSYIIPYNTYTNASNANVVATDKINVKMNKVLTYSIQNPLVFMVPSNFAPIFYNQIAYTNGSDWISNETNIAANRWGRADKKSPFDPCPNGWRIPDVASVSSDAQLSNFPWGKKDVNELAAQSIITIYNGTNVGNGMGYQFNDAAYKIGNYPFVGIRGYRQIMKNAAEGGTPDYTKLHSSLTGIWTASLNSNYYGRANNFIIDRSNNNLAVHNDNADPYFAMNCRCVKIKTEGNDEQGVILPMPVTPNSGKQAVDVFVKKEIEQKRNSDGIVLYPNPVNTILYIDANDTKDYYYQIYNMSGQLVKKGKFENKQTNVSDLVTGAYLVRINDSQTVVKIIKK